In a genomic window of Scomber japonicus isolate fScoJap1 chromosome 17, fScoJap1.pri, whole genome shotgun sequence:
- the hey2 gene encoding hairy/enhancer-of-split related with YRPW motif protein 2: MKRPCEDSSSAESDVEETIDVGSENIYPGYMKASFIRCGSPTTTTQVMARKKRRGIIEKRRRDRINNSLLELRRLVPTAFEKQGSAKLEKAEILQMTVDHLKMLQATGGKGYFDAHALALDFLSLGFRECVTEVSRYLSSVEGLDSNDPLRSRLLSHLTSCASQRDAATFTVASYSPLHPNPHHHHQQQPHSLPHPFHPHHWAAAAAAVATAAAFRPLPAAAAPYGLSGISVSPDAGGGVTQRLASSFSSHSDSTSSSSPSSSSSSSLVLPCTPTPLSASLLSLSASFPIALHGGFPILPPSSFTSTATASSPISSSSSSSSQIPHSSSSSKPYRPWGMEVGAF, encoded by the exons ATGAAGCGGCCGTGTGAGGACAGCAGCTCGGCGGAGAGTGATGTGGAGGAGACCATAGATGTGGGCAGCGAGAACATTTATCCAGG GTACATGAAGGCGTCTTTTATCAGATGTGGATCACCGACAACAACCACTCAAGTCATGGCGAGGAAAAAACGCAGAGGG ATAATCGAGAAGAGACGCAGAGACAGAATCAACAACAGTCTGCTGGAGTTACGGAGGCTCGTCCCCACAGCGTTTGAGAAGCAG ggttCAGCTAAACTGGAGAAAGCAGAGATTCTCCAGATGACTGTGGACCATCTGAAGATGCTGCAGGCCACCGGAGGGAAAG GTTATTTTGACGCCCATGCTCTTGCCCTGGACTTCCTGTCTCTGGGTTTCCGGGAGTGTGTGACAGAGGTTTCCCGCTACCTGAGCTCCGTGGAGGGCCTGGACTCCAACGACCCGCTGCGTTCCCGCCTCCTCTCCCACCTCACCTCCTGTGCTTCGCAACGCGACGCCGCCACCTTCACCGTGGCCTCCTATTCACCTCTTCACCccaacccccaccaccaccaccagcagcagcctcACTCTTTGCCCCACCCCTTCCACCCCCACCACTGGGCAGCTGCGGCTGCTGCAGTCGCCACGGCGGCAGCGTTTCGGCCTCTACCGGCCGCCGCGGCACCGTACGGACTGAGCGGGATTTCTGTTTCTCCAGATGCTGGAGGTGGAGTGACCCAGAGGCTggcctcctccttttcctcccacTCagactccacctcctcctcttctccctcctcctcctcttcctcgtctctCGTGCTGCCCTGCACCCCCACTCCTCTCTCcgcctccctcctctccctctcagcGTCATTTCCCATTGCCCTCCACGGAGGTTtccccatcctccctccatcctctttcACCTCCACCGCCACTGCCAGTTCTCcaatctcctcctcttcctcttcctcctcccagattcctcacagcagcagcagtagtaaaCCCTACAGACCGTGGGGAATGGAGGTCGGAGCTTTCTGA